A window of Verrucomicrobiia bacterium contains these coding sequences:
- a CDS encoding AraC family transcriptional regulator, whose protein sequence is MKLKAATMAAVLGDIRGFAPEGLALVEQLFDHLPDAVFFAKDAEGRYVAANQTLVRRCGRRAKRELLGRAVGDFFPPDMAARYSAQDETVLRFGRHLTDHLEMHWLEHRRPGWCLTTKLPVRSGAGQIIGLIGLSRDLRTPGGRLNIPAGLVAALEHLETHYADAVSPSSLARRAGLTSARFARLVKRIFQLTPQQLIVQTRLAAAARLLTETDRSLAQTALECGFYDHSAFTRAFRAATDLTPSKFREARRY, encoded by the coding sequence GTGAAGTTGAAAGCGGCAACCATGGCGGCGGTTCTGGGTGACATCAGAGGGTTCGCCCCCGAGGGCCTGGCCTTGGTGGAGCAGTTGTTCGACCATCTGCCCGATGCGGTCTTTTTTGCCAAGGATGCCGAGGGACGATACGTGGCGGCGAATCAAACGCTGGTCCGGCGATGTGGCCGGCGTGCGAAACGGGAACTGCTCGGTCGTGCCGTGGGTGATTTTTTTCCGCCCGACATGGCGGCCCGTTATTCAGCGCAGGACGAAACGGTGCTGCGCTTTGGGCGGCATCTCACCGATCATCTGGAAATGCACTGGCTGGAACACCGGCGTCCAGGCTGGTGTCTGACCACGAAACTGCCCGTGCGTAGTGGGGCCGGTCAAATCATCGGCCTGATTGGTCTTTCCCGCGATTTGCGCACACCGGGCGGACGACTGAACATTCCCGCCGGCCTGGTGGCGGCCCTGGAGCATCTGGAAACGCATTACGCGGATGCGGTCTCACCCTCCTCCCTTGCGCGGCGGGCAGGATTGACGTCGGCCCGGTTTGCGCGGCTGGTCAAACGCATTTTCCAGCTCACCCCGCAGCAGTTGATTGTCCAAACGCGGCTGGCGGCCGCCGCGCGGCTGCTCACCGAAACGGATCGCTCGCTGGCACAGACTGCGCTGGAATGCGGCTTTTACGACCACAGTGCCTTTACGCGCGCCTTCCGGGCGGCAACGGATCTTACCCCGTCGAAATTCAGGGAGGCGCGCCGCTACTAG
- a CDS encoding metallophosphoesterase — MKTISHRAGRHPGALLWAGLLVAAFGVWAAAPGREVTFISTSDLHYREPDHAGGTHNDLNRASVEEINRIAGCKWPEGLGGDVIQKPRGVLVLGDVIDDGDRGGNGRKISEEQYKLFLVDFGLDGTDGLLKYPVFEGWGNHDGPPEGSEKNGFSFQAQLKKRNQIRLKKGLISNVSSNGLHYSWDWDDVHFVQLNIYPADQQRAGVHYSPVWHNPQGALSFLKQDLAQKVGRSGRPVVLMSHCGFDTDWWTKEDWADLYEAAKDYNVVLYLYGHSGTGLHDWAPPGAVKKWTCINDGQLEKGFFVIQLGGHRLRAAMRVKAGLTYAKTAGKVTHDWAGQWEWKWVLDKTIIEPPTADRP, encoded by the coding sequence ATGAAAACCATTTCTCACCGCGCCGGACGCCATCCGGGCGCACTGCTGTGGGCCGGACTGCTCGTGGCCGCTTTCGGTGTCTGGGCGGCAGCCCCCGGGCGCGAGGTCACGTTCATCTCGACCTCCGACCTGCACTACCGTGAACCCGACCATGCGGGGGGAACGCATAATGATTTGAACCGCGCCTCGGTGGAGGAGATCAACCGCATCGCCGGATGCAAATGGCCGGAAGGTCTGGGCGGCGACGTCATTCAAAAACCGCGCGGCGTTCTGGTGCTCGGCGACGTCATCGATGATGGCGATCGGGGTGGCAACGGCCGGAAGATCAGCGAGGAGCAATACAAGTTGTTCCTCGTGGATTTTGGCCTTGATGGCACGGATGGGTTGCTGAAATACCCGGTCTTTGAAGGTTGGGGCAACCATGATGGTCCACCGGAGGGCAGTGAGAAGAACGGGTTCAGCTTCCAGGCTCAACTCAAAAAGCGCAACCAGATCCGCTTGAAGAAAGGGCTGATTTCCAACGTCTCGAGCAACGGCCTCCATTACTCCTGGGATTGGGACGACGTGCATTTTGTGCAATTGAACATTTACCCGGCGGACCAGCAGCGTGCAGGCGTGCATTACTCACCGGTCTGGCACAATCCGCAGGGCGCGCTGAGCTTTTTAAAACAGGACCTGGCCCAGAAAGTCGGCCGGAGCGGCCGGCCGGTGGTGCTGATGTCGCATTGCGGGTTCGACACGGACTGGTGGACCAAGGAGGACTGGGCGGATTTATATGAAGCGGCCAAAGACTACAATGTCGTTCTTTACCTCTACGGCCATTCGGGCACGGGTTTGCACGACTGGGCTCCGCCGGGGGCGGTCAAAAAATGGACGTGCATCAACGATGGTCAGCTGGAAAAGGGCTTTTTCGTCATTCAGCTCGGCGGCCATCGGTTGCGCGCAGCCATGCGCGTGAAAGCGGGCCTGACGTATGCCAAAACGGCGGGCAAGGTGACGCATGATTGGGCGGGCCAGTGGGAGTGGAAATGGGTGCTGGACAAAACAATCATCGAGCCGCCCACCGCCGACCGGCCATGA
- a CDS encoding Xaa-Pro aminopeptidase, with translation MRHAPINPRLFIENRSNLRNLLPPRSLAVVNANDVLPTNGDGTFLIKPNSDLFYLTGVEQEESVLLLFPGAHDPEDREILFLRQPNAHLETWEGRKLTKPEAKKIAGVAKVEWLADFPAIFHRLMCECQHVFLNHNEHRRAQVAVESRDARFIKETRRKYPLHDYRRLAPLLHQLRAIKSPIEVELLQKACDITARGFRRVCRKVRPGFNEMEVEAELAHEFLRCGGHFAYSPIIATGLNACALHYLRNDQPCRSGQLLLLDVAASYANYNADLTRTIPVNGRFTRRQRQVYDAVLRLLRAISKAATPGKLPKDWQKEAEMLVERELVHLGLLKPSDLKRQPPDEPAFKKYFMHGVGHPLGLDVHDVAPADSPIQAGWVMTVEPAIYIREEGFAIRLENDILVREGGNVDLMAHIPIEAGEIEALMHR, from the coding sequence ATGAGACACGCGCCCATCAATCCGCGGCTTTTCATCGAAAACCGGTCCAATTTGCGGAACCTGCTGCCGCCGCGATCCCTGGCCGTGGTGAACGCCAATGACGTGCTGCCCACCAACGGCGATGGCACCTTCCTGATCAAGCCCAACTCCGACCTGTTCTACCTGACGGGCGTGGAGCAGGAGGAAAGCGTTTTATTGTTGTTTCCCGGCGCGCATGATCCGGAGGATCGCGAAATCCTTTTCCTCCGGCAGCCCAATGCCCATCTGGAAACGTGGGAAGGACGCAAGCTTACCAAGCCCGAGGCAAAAAAGATCGCGGGCGTGGCCAAGGTGGAATGGCTGGCCGATTTCCCGGCGATTTTTCATCGGCTGATGTGTGAATGTCAGCACGTCTTTCTGAATCACAACGAACATCGGCGGGCCCAGGTCGCCGTCGAAAGCCGCGACGCCCGCTTCATCAAGGAGACGCGTCGCAAGTATCCGTTGCACGATTACCGCCGCCTCGCGCCATTGCTTCACCAGCTCCGCGCCATTAAATCGCCCATTGAGGTGGAACTCCTGCAAAAGGCCTGTGACATCACGGCCAGGGGCTTTCGCCGCGTCTGCCGGAAAGTCCGGCCGGGCTTCAACGAAATGGAGGTGGAGGCCGAACTGGCGCACGAGTTCCTGCGCTGCGGCGGCCATTTCGCCTACAGCCCCATCATTGCCACCGGCCTCAATGCATGCGCTCTGCATTACCTGCGCAACGACCAGCCCTGTCGCAGCGGCCAGTTGTTGCTGCTCGACGTGGCAGCCAGTTACGCCAATTACAACGCCGACCTGACGCGCACCATTCCGGTCAACGGCCGATTTACCCGCCGCCAGCGTCAAGTTTACGACGCCGTGCTGCGGCTGCTGCGCGCCATCAGCAAGGCGGCCACGCCGGGCAAACTCCCCAAGGACTGGCAAAAGGAGGCGGAGATGCTGGTTGAACGGGAACTCGTCCACCTCGGCCTGCTCAAACCATCGGACCTCAAACGCCAGCCGCCCGACGAGCCGGCATTCAAAAAGTATTTCATGCACGGAGTCGGTCATCCACTGGGGCTGGACGTGCATGATGTGGCTCCGGCCGACAGCCCCATTCAAGCGGGCTGGGTCATGACCGTGGAGCCGGCGATTTATATTCGCGAGGAGGGATTTGCCATTCGCCTGGAAAACGACATCCTCGTGCGCGAAGGCGGCAACGTTGACTTGATGGCGCACATTCCCATCGAAGCCGGAGAAATTGAGGCCTTGATGCACCGCTGA
- a CDS encoding helix-turn-helix domain-containing protein, whose translation MLPAKSKSIHFENVPADVGSSLTFRQFDWPNFPFNWHYHPEVELTLIVRGRGLRFVGDSVEKFVDGDLCLIGTDTPHCWVSDKDLEPGVLSLVVHFRPDAWGEPFWKMPEMRGIAKLLTDARRGLQVTGTVRREVEKLFVIMQQEPPGSFMRFNTLLEMLHGIAQSQELAPLAASDFIVPVTAEANGKLGKILNYIQAHLGPDLTQSEVAKAVRLSPAAFSQFFRRNLGTSYVQYVNEIKIRNASRALIDTDQPITEIAYDAGFNNLSHFNAQFRRFRHISPRAFRQQAQSAERAGLPIDVNGASTSALGLTNARLKQDVTVHGKGTTFEGVRVGTEEPRPWLKHYGVSSALARHGMVHTGIAEAHAPYQIVRTNQTTSYFLACFGGRGQVLVDGRWRTVRPGLAFLLPEHLHTAFGALPGEAWRFAYVCYQHSPAQPAVRPTGSVSSPVVAEFDPEPLRLAIQGLTAECRGPNRPGQIDHWLELVQGYVLAFAQPSPSTSPVPALWLRVSARLAEPWNMESLAREAQCSAENLRRACVKELGRSPLQQLTSLRMRRATELLTTTPLTLNEIARAVGYPNPVAFSKEFKSNVGCRPSEYRKKAPLVHPAAPTRS comes from the coding sequence ATGTTGCCCGCCAAATCGAAAAGCATTCACTTTGAAAACGTGCCGGCGGACGTCGGCTCGTCGTTGACGTTCAGACAATTCGACTGGCCGAATTTCCCCTTCAACTGGCACTACCATCCGGAGGTGGAGTTGACCTTGATTGTCCGGGGACGCGGGCTGCGATTCGTCGGGGATTCGGTCGAGAAGTTTGTCGATGGGGACCTTTGCCTGATCGGAACCGACACACCTCACTGCTGGGTTTCCGACAAGGATCTGGAGCCGGGCGTGCTCTCATTGGTCGTGCATTTCCGCCCGGATGCGTGGGGCGAACCGTTCTGGAAGATGCCGGAGATGCGAGGCATTGCCAAACTGCTGACTGATGCCCGGCGCGGCCTGCAAGTCACCGGCACCGTGCGCCGGGAGGTGGAAAAGCTTTTTGTCATCATGCAACAGGAGCCACCGGGCTCATTCATGCGCTTCAACACGTTGCTGGAAATGCTCCACGGCATCGCCCAAAGTCAGGAACTCGCGCCCCTGGCCGCGAGCGACTTCATCGTGCCCGTCACGGCCGAGGCGAACGGCAAACTCGGAAAGATCCTGAATTACATTCAAGCCCACCTGGGCCCGGACCTGACCCAGAGCGAAGTCGCCAAAGCCGTCCGCCTCTCGCCCGCGGCCTTCAGCCAGTTTTTCCGGCGCAACCTCGGCACCAGTTACGTTCAATACGTGAACGAAATCAAAATTCGCAACGCCAGCCGGGCGTTGATTGACACCGACCAGCCCATCACTGAAATCGCCTACGACGCCGGCTTCAACAATCTCTCGCACTTCAATGCTCAATTCCGCCGCTTCCGCCACATTTCTCCGCGGGCATTCCGGCAACAGGCCCAAAGTGCGGAACGCGCCGGCCTGCCCATTGATGTCAACGGCGCCTCGACATCGGCGCTGGGATTGACCAACGCCCGGTTGAAACAGGATGTGACGGTTCATGGCAAGGGCACAACCTTTGAAGGCGTGCGCGTGGGCACCGAAGAGCCGAGACCGTGGTTGAAACATTACGGCGTTTCCAGCGCCCTGGCTCGTCACGGCATGGTTCACACCGGCATCGCCGAAGCCCACGCCCCCTACCAAATCGTGCGCACCAATCAGACAACCAGCTACTTTCTGGCGTGTTTTGGCGGCCGCGGCCAGGTTCTGGTGGATGGACGTTGGCGGACCGTGCGGCCGGGGCTGGCCTTTTTGCTGCCCGAGCATTTGCACACGGCGTTTGGCGCGCTGCCCGGGGAGGCCTGGCGCTTTGCCTACGTGTGCTACCAACATTCCCCCGCCCAACCGGCGGTTCGCCCGACTGGCTCGGTCAGTTCTCCCGTGGTGGCGGAATTTGATCCGGAACCGCTCCGGCTGGCGATTCAAGGGCTGACCGCCGAATGCCGCGGCCCCAACCGGCCCGGCCAGATTGACCATTGGCTGGAACTGGTTCAAGGGTATGTCCTGGCCTTCGCCCAGCCGTCGCCCTCCACCAGCCCGGTGCCGGCACTCTGGCTGCGCGTTTCCGCGCGGCTTGCCGAACCGTGGAACATGGAATCCCTTGCCCGCGAAGCGCAATGCAGCGCCGAAAATCTACGCCGCGCCTGCGTGAAGGAACTGGGCCGCAGTCCGCTCCAGCAACTCACATCGCTCCGCATGCGGCGGGCCACCGAATTGCTGACCACCACCCCCCTCACGTTGAATGAAATCGCCCGGGCCGTGGGCTACCCCAACCCCGTGGCCTTCTCCAAAGAATTCAAGTCCAACGTCGGATGCCGGCCCTCGGAATACCGCAAAAAGGCTCCCTTGGTGCACCCTGCCGCACCAACCCGCAGCTGA
- a CDS encoding DUF885 domain-containing protein — MKKSFRGALAALLLTGSLTTVWSQNTEDSRLNEFFGNYLDAHFQLQPLEATQLGDHRFDARLDDISPAARARWRALAKSTLKALPGTVDYRQLSRDGQIDYEIFQHELQRQLWLADHTHPFAEDPRTYGSYLNDSVYLLVAQSTLPKETNVANAIARMAQMPRIIATAKNSLTHPARPILETAIRQNAGAITFYETDLFHYVGETAQQAALKAAAAKVVSALQDYQAFLEGPARARAEDNWRLGKAKFAKKFELEVNAGLTAEQNLADARSEFDRVRTELYIIARQLWPQYFPRENLPADDDTGRRATILRVIDAVNQEHGEAGALVADARATVERIKSFIRDRDYLRLPEPDRCAVIEMPEFRRGNSLAYLDNAPPLDPDARSYYAVSPPPADWTAPQVRSFLEEYNRWMLQILTIHEAYPGHYVQLEYANRNPSIIRRVLQSGTYIEGWAVYGEVSMLNAGYGGGDLRLRLMQLKFYLRAVANSILDYRMHCTQMSDAEAMKFLTEDAFQSEGEAKLKVIRAKQSSVQLSTYFVGRMAHYRLRQQMQRELGDKFDLARYHEAVLETASVPTKYLPELVHRRLAEAH, encoded by the coding sequence ATGAAAAAGTCATTCCGCGGCGCGCTTGCCGCATTGCTGCTGACCGGCAGCCTGACAACCGTCTGGTCGCAAAACACCGAAGATTCGCGGCTCAACGAATTTTTTGGAAACTACCTCGACGCCCACTTTCAGTTGCAGCCACTGGAAGCCACCCAGCTTGGCGATCACCGGTTCGATGCCCGGTTGGACGACATTTCACCCGCGGCGCGGGCCCGGTGGCGGGCCCTGGCCAAAAGCACGCTCAAGGCCCTGCCCGGGACGGTCGATTACCGGCAGCTCAGCCGGGATGGGCAGATTGACTACGAAATTTTCCAGCACGAGCTGCAACGCCAGTTGTGGCTGGCCGACCACACGCATCCTTTTGCGGAAGATCCGCGCACCTATGGCAGCTACCTCAACGACAGCGTCTATTTGCTGGTGGCCCAGTCCACGCTGCCCAAGGAAACCAACGTGGCCAACGCCATTGCCCGCATGGCGCAAATGCCCCGCATCATTGCCACCGCAAAAAATTCCCTGACGCATCCGGCACGTCCGATTCTCGAAACCGCCATCCGGCAGAATGCCGGCGCCATCACCTTTTACGAAACGGACCTGTTCCATTACGTCGGCGAAACAGCGCAACAGGCGGCGCTCAAGGCGGCGGCCGCGAAGGTTGTTTCCGCGTTGCAGGACTACCAGGCGTTTCTCGAAGGTCCCGCGCGCGCCCGCGCGGAGGACAACTGGCGGCTCGGCAAGGCGAAGTTCGCCAAAAAATTTGAGCTGGAGGTCAACGCCGGCCTGACGGCGGAGCAGAATCTGGCCGATGCCCGATCTGAATTCGACCGGGTGCGGACCGAGCTCTACATCATCGCGCGCCAGTTGTGGCCGCAGTATTTTCCCCGGGAGAATCTGCCCGCCGATGATGACACCGGCCGCCGGGCCACCATCCTGCGGGTCATTGACGCCGTGAACCAGGAGCACGGCGAGGCCGGCGCGCTCGTGGCGGATGCCCGCGCCACCGTGGAGCGGATCAAATCCTTCATCCGCGACCGCGACTACCTGCGCCTGCCCGAACCGGACCGCTGCGCTGTGATTGAGATGCCGGAATTCCGACGGGGCAATTCGCTGGCCTACCTCGACAATGCACCGCCCCTCGATCCCGACGCCCGCAGTTACTATGCGGTCAGTCCGCCGCCCGCCGACTGGACCGCACCACAGGTCAGGAGCTTTCTCGAAGAATACAACCGCTGGATGCTGCAGATCCTCACGATTCACGAGGCCTACCCGGGGCACTACGTCCAGCTCGAATACGCCAACCGGAATCCCTCCATCATCCGTCGCGTGCTCCAATCCGGCACCTACATCGAAGGCTGGGCGGTTTACGGCGAAGTCAGCATGCTGAACGCGGGCTACGGGGGCGGCGATTTGCGGCTGCGCCTGATGCAGCTCAAGTTCTACCTGCGCGCCGTGGCCAACTCGATCCTGGATTACCGCATGCACTGCACGCAGATGAGCGATGCCGAGGCCATGAAATTCCTGACCGAGGACGCCTTTCAATCCGAGGGCGAGGCGAAACTCAAGGTCATCCGGGCCAAGCAATCCTCCGTGCAATTGAGCACCTATTTCGTGGGACGCATGGCCCACTACCGGCTGCGCCAGCAGATGCAAAGGGAACTCGGTGACAAGTTCGACCTCGCCCGCTACCACGAGGCTGTGCTGGAAACCGCTTCCGTCCCCACCAAGTATCTGCCGGAACTGGTGCATCGGCGGCTCGCCGAAGCGCATTGA
- a CDS encoding NPCBM/NEW2 domain-containing protein — protein MNHSMIRDAKRGAPFTGLQFVLLLAAFSGHPAAADGPGPSGSPWPAPVPCRIQEGTNPDVWVMTLGDVETPLAQGKFDPQRDTVTLNDGTTRPHYFRDTLGVRFYQPIDKTRFPAPPSGWCTWYFYYNRITAKEVERNADWLAANLKDYGARYVQIDDGWQGLGGPDGTRDWTHVNPERFPRGLGEVAHHIKALGLKPGLWLAPHGQSLPQVVSNHPGLFLQQPDGTTASDTWEGKFLVDPTAPAARGYLSNLFAGLAQAGYDYFKIDGQPIVVDEYARKKAFMHEPADDAPALYRNTLEAIRAAIGPDRYLLGCWGLPIEGAGIMNGSRTGGDIVLGWSGFQVALRATFQGYYLHNIVWYSDPDVVLVRPPLPFEQARVWATLQGLTGQAVMSSDRLMDLPAGRVELLKRIFPAADVRPLDLFPVEGEKHIWDLKIHHLDRRYDVVGLFNFSAGSAKPLRVSWTDLGLSATQRYHVFDFWNQEYLGAWEAGLSITLDPTSCRVLTLVPDTGRIELVSTSRHLTQGWIDLVSLTRSADGHGFKGVSEVIGNDPYALRFAFPRGTNCVVKSVRARGSGGTLPVRIENHQGWASVIVTPRHTGRIRWEVTFGPGDVYHFPPGTPAGLTVERAGLEGVNLHWQEQYYLNCGYQVYLDGALAGYTADAGFPLRGLDWNRSHMASVAAVWQDGIESRKRGEITFNLSDLLPPRLSLTDLTPDHSAGTRGAWSEETVSAGALTFGGEQHEGVGALADSEVAYQIHGAFKTFTALVGVGPHTRDGQTLEFIVLGDGRELWRSGPMKKDDAPKPARVDVQNIQRLVLRVEGDRGGATAGYRSHDEGGWADPLLIRAATNPAPAGTPAKSTP, from the coding sequence ATGAACCACTCCATGATCCGCGACGCAAAACGCGGCGCCCCGTTCACCGGTCTTCAATTCGTGCTGCTGCTGGCCGCCTTCAGCGGCCACCCGGCAGCGGCGGACGGTCCCGGACCATCGGGCTCCCCGTGGCCGGCCCCCGTCCCCTGCCGCATCCAGGAGGGAACCAACCCGGATGTCTGGGTAATGACGCTGGGCGACGTGGAAACCCCACTCGCGCAGGGCAAATTCGATCCGCAACGCGACACGGTCACGCTCAACGACGGCACCACACGCCCCCACTACTTTCGCGACACACTGGGCGTCCGTTTTTATCAGCCGATCGACAAAACGCGCTTTCCAGCGCCACCGTCCGGCTGGTGCACCTGGTATTTTTACTACAACCGCATCACCGCCAAGGAAGTGGAGCGCAATGCCGACTGGCTGGCGGCCAATCTCAAGGACTACGGCGCCCGCTACGTGCAAATTGACGATGGCTGGCAGGGGTTGGGCGGCCCGGACGGCACACGCGACTGGACGCACGTCAATCCCGAACGTTTTCCGCGCGGCCTCGGGGAAGTGGCGCACCACATCAAGGCGCTCGGCTTGAAACCGGGTCTGTGGCTCGCTCCGCACGGCCAAAGCCTGCCCCAAGTGGTCAGCAATCATCCCGGGTTGTTTCTCCAGCAGCCCGATGGCACGACCGCGTCGGACACCTGGGAGGGGAAATTCCTGGTCGATCCCACCGCACCGGCGGCCCGTGGTTACCTGAGCAACCTTTTCGCCGGACTTGCCCAAGCCGGCTATGACTATTTCAAAATTGATGGCCAGCCCATCGTGGTGGACGAATACGCCCGGAAAAAAGCGTTCATGCACGAACCCGCCGATGACGCACCGGCCCTCTACCGGAATACGTTGGAGGCCATTCGGGCGGCCATTGGGCCCGACCGTTATCTGCTCGGCTGCTGGGGATTGCCCATCGAAGGCGCGGGCATCATGAACGGTTCGCGCACCGGCGGGGACATCGTCCTCGGCTGGAGCGGTTTTCAAGTGGCCCTGCGCGCAACGTTCCAGGGCTATTATCTTCACAATATCGTCTGGTATTCCGACCCTGACGTGGTGCTTGTCCGCCCTCCCCTGCCCTTCGAGCAGGCCCGAGTTTGGGCCACGCTGCAGGGACTGACCGGGCAGGCGGTGATGTCCAGCGACCGGCTCATGGACCTCCCGGCCGGTCGGGTTGAATTGCTCAAGCGCATTTTCCCGGCCGCGGATGTGCGCCCGCTGGATCTCTTTCCGGTTGAAGGTGAGAAACACATTTGGGATTTGAAAATTCACCACCTGGACCGGCGTTACGATGTGGTCGGGCTGTTCAACTTTTCCGCAGGCTCGGCAAAACCGCTGCGCGTGTCCTGGACGGACCTCGGACTGTCCGCCACGCAGCGTTACCATGTGTTTGATTTCTGGAACCAGGAGTATCTCGGCGCGTGGGAAGCCGGCCTGTCCATAACGCTCGACCCCACGAGCTGCCGCGTGCTCACGCTTGTGCCCGACACGGGCCGCATCGAACTCGTTTCCACCAGCCGCCACCTCACTCAAGGCTGGATTGACCTGGTTTCCTTGACCCGAAGCGCGGACGGCCATGGTTTCAAGGGCGTCAGCGAGGTGATTGGCAATGATCCCTACGCACTGCGGTTCGCGTTTCCGCGCGGCACCAACTGTGTCGTGAAATCCGTCCGGGCGCGGGGAAGCGGAGGGACGTTGCCGGTGCGCATTGAAAACCACCAGGGCTGGGCCTCGGTCATCGTGACGCCACGCCACACCGGTCGCATCCGCTGGGAGGTTACATTTGGCCCGGGTGACGTTTATCATTTCCCCCCCGGCACACCGGCAGGTTTGACGGTGGAGCGCGCCGGTCTGGAAGGCGTCAACCTCCACTGGCAGGAGCAATATTACCTCAACTGCGGCTATCAGGTTTACCTCGACGGCGCGCTGGCCGGCTACACCGCCGACGCTGGCTTTCCCTTGCGCGGGCTGGACTGGAACCGTTCCCACATGGCCAGCGTCGCCGCCGTCTGGCAGGATGGCATCGAAAGCCGGAAACGCGGCGAAATCACCTTCAACTTGTCCGACTTGTTGCCGCCCCGCCTTTCACTGACGGATTTGACTCCGGATCACTCCGCCGGCACGCGCGGCGCGTGGTCGGAGGAAACCGTCTCCGCCGGGGCGCTCACCTTCGGTGGCGAGCAACACGAGGGAGTGGGTGCGCTGGCTGACTCCGAGGTGGCCTACCAAATCCACGGCGCGTTCAAAACCTTCACCGCCCTGGTGGGCGTCGGCCCGCACACCCGCGACGGTCAGACGCTGGAATTTATCGTCCTTGGCGACGGTCGCGAGCTGTGGCGCAGCGGGCCGATGAAAAAAGATGACGCCCCGAAACCGGCCCGGGTCGATGTCCAGAATATCCAGCGCCTCGTGTTGCGGGTCGAGGGCGACCGCGGCGGCGCCACGGCCGGTTACCGCTCGCACGACGAGGGCGGCTGGGCCGATCCCCTGCTCATCCGGGCGGCGACGAATCCGGCACCCGCCGGCACCCCGGCCAAATCCACCCCCTGA